One Callospermophilus lateralis isolate mCalLat2 chromosome 6, mCalLat2.hap1, whole genome shotgun sequence genomic region harbors:
- the Cage1 gene encoding cancer-associated gene 1 protein isoform X2: MSESDALHFSGLSEDLTHSGFPCCMETSLSASDLPQNETKNAKRENESKPTLSEDIYSTQDSLGDINIGSYSQKIQIEPINTCISSLRQFEPICKFHQLEAFNDEMTTFQNLTEGFSYMEKPELQSHVYNYAKDTNIKQDLYKEENPMETSISANKDQLAQECVRQSPQSPHLLQCNGDTLQFVEKSLAKSTAMESALNPSQPQSFLYKEGVLRNYETPFFKENSFRLLDQRINYKTEETEVSSKEIQNPEEIPEMSVSQQEEAIAGNAESPGIVLSWSPGISKSGGNSWENCLTPDTEQSLEGLQPLEEDMALNEALRKLKYTNKTQQVQIQDFQCKNLHLEKKVKELEMKITKQQVFIDIINKLKENIEELIEDKYNIILERNDIKKKLQNLQEILANTKKRLQESRKEKEILQLEVKKVKVGYIRLQERCITEMQQKNRSVNQCIEMDKTLSKKEEEVRRLQQLKGEMEKATTSALDLLKREKETREQQFLSLQEEFQKHEKENLKEKQKLKLRIEKLIPQVKNLLFTCEKEKAKNSQLQQQISGVKNENAKLQLQVSKSVPKFERTQLMESLEEIMEPVVTKDAEMIPCNLLLNCSPCEEEGLNTPDLKTPQLTSKIHSLLTLMDITNPDADHCKESEKVNDIMLQKLKSLHLRKIDLDKELLKHKDRITTFRELIANEKAFQDHLIEVTDFDSDEAKNIQDVPLLLGVKLDKYHSLNEELDFLITKLGGLLESKEVHCNRLIEENDNYQKYLGNLINKVTSYEEIIKCADQRLEISHFQIAHLEERNKHLEDLMRRPRERARKLRPRLENHPKSMTLVGHLDSHYKKNYIWPGVLVHT, translated from the exons ATGTCAGAATCGGATGCCTTGCATTTCAGTGGTCTTTCTGAAGATTTAACTCACTCAGGTTTTCCCTGCTGTATGGAAACAAGCCTCAGTGCTTCAGACTTGCCTCAG aatgaaacaaaaaatgcaaagagGGAAAATGAGTCTAAACCCACACTTTCTGAAGATATTTATAGCACACAAGACAGTTTAGGTG atatCAACATTGGAAGTTACTCACAGAAGATTCAAATTGAGCCTATTAATACCTGCATTTCTTCGTTGAGACAATTTGAACCCATTTGCAAATTTCATCAGCTAGAAGCATTTAATGATGAAATGACAACATTTCAAAATCTAACAGAAGGCTTTTCTTACATGGAGAAGCCAGAATTGCAAAGCCATGTGTATAATTATGCAAAAGATACCAATATAAAGCAAGATTTATATAAGGAAGAAAATCCAATGGAAACTAGCATTTCTGCAAATAAAGACCAGCTTGCTCAAGAGTGTGTCAGACAGTCTCCTCAAAGTCCACATCTACTCCAGTGCAATGGAGACACACTGCAGTTTGTGGAAAAGTCACTGGCTAAAAGCACGGCTATGGAATCTGCCCTCAACCCTAGTCAACCTCAGAGCTTTTTGTATAAAGAAGGTGTCCTCAGAAATTATGAAACCCCATTTTTTAAGGAGAATAGCTTTAGGCTGCTTGATCAGAGAATTAATTATAAAACAGAAGAG ACTGAAGTTTcttcaaaagaaatacaaaatcctGAGGAGATTCCTGAGATGTCAGTCAGTCAGCAGGAAGAAGCCATAGCAGGAAATGCGGAAAGCCCAGGGATTGTCTTAAGTTGGTCTCCAGGCATCTCCAAGAGTGGGGGAAATTCTTGGGAGAACTGCCTGACACCTGACACAGAGCAAAGCTTGGAAGGCTTACAGCCTTTAGAAGAGGACATGGCTTTAAACGAAGCCTTACGGAAATTGAAATACACAAACAAAACACAGCAGGTGCAGATCCAGGACTTCCAGTGTAAGAACCTGCATTTAGAGAAGAAAGTTAAAGAACTAGAGATGAAGATTACCAAACAGCAGGTGTTCATTGACATCATAAATAAGCTGAAGGAAAACATTGAAGAATTAATTGAAGACAAATACAACATAATCCTAGAAAGGAACGATATTAAGAAGAAATTACAGAATTTGCAAGAGATTTTAGCTAACACCAAAAAACGACTTCAGGAAtccaggaaagagaaggaaatctTACAGCTAGAAGTTAAAAAAGTCAAGGTTGGTTATATTCGTTTACAGGAAAGGTGCATTACTGAAATGCAACAAAAAAATAGATCTGTAAATCAGTGTATAGAGATGGACAAAACATTAagcaaaaaagaagaggaagtaaGAAGGCTGCAGCAACTTAAAGGAGAAATGGAGAAAGCTACCACTTCTGCTTTGGACTTGTTGAAAAGGGAAAAAGAGACCCGAGAACAACAGTTCTTGTCTTTACAGGAGGAATTCCAGAAACATGAAAAGGAAAacctgaaagaaaaacaaaaactgaaattGAGAATTGAGAAATTGATTCCTCAAGTTAAAAATTTGCTATTCACATGTGAAAAAGAAAAGGCCAAGAATTCACAACTCCAGCAGCAGATCAGTGgagtaaaaaatgaaaatgcaaaacTTCAGCTGCAGGTTTCAAAGAGTGTCCCTAAATTTGAGAGAACTCAGCTAATGGAGTCATTAGAGGAAATAATGGAGCCAGTTGTTACCAAG GATGCTGAGATGATACCTTGTAATTTGTTACTGAATTGCTCACCTTGTGAAGAAGAGGGCTTGAATACTCCAGATCTGAAAACTCCTCAGCTGACCTCCAAAATTCATAGTCTTCTGACTTTGATG GACATCACCAATCCTGATGCAGACCATTGCAAAGAAAGTGAGAAAGTTAATGACATAATGCTGCAAAAATTGAAGAGCCttcatcttaggaagatagatttAGATAAAGAG ctACTGAAACATAAAGACAGAATTACAACCTTTAGAGAGTTAATTGCTAATGAAAAAGCATTTCAAGATCATCTTATTGAG GTCACAGATTTTGATTCTGATGAAGCCAAGAATATCCAAGATGTACCTCTCTTATTGGGAGTCAAACTGGATAAGTACCACAGTCTAAATGAGGAGCTTGACTTCTTG atcACAAAATTGGGAGGTCTTCTGGAGTCAAAAGAAGTTCACTGCAACCGACTCATTGAAGAGAATGATAattatcaaaaatatttaggcaaCTTAATAAATAAG GTTACTTCATATGAAGAAATTATCAAATGTGCTGATCAAAGGCTTGAGATATCCCACTTCCAAATAGCACA
- the Cage1 gene encoding cancer-associated gene 1 protein isoform X5, with protein MSESDALHFSGLSEDLTHSGFPCCMETSLSASDLPQNETKNAKRENESKPTLSEDIYSTQDSLGDINIGSYSQKIQIEPINTCISSLRQFEPICKFHQLEAFNDEMTTFQNLTEGFSYMEKPELQSHVYNYAKDTNIKQDLYKEENPMETSISANKDQLAQECVRQSPQSPHLLQCNGDTLQFVEKSLAKSTAMESALNPSQPQSFLYKEGVLRNYETPFFKENSFRLLDQRINYKTEETEVSSKEIQNPEEIPEMSVSQQEEAIAGNAESPGIVLSWSPGISKSGGNSWENCLTPDTEQSLEGLQPLEEDMALNEALRKLKYTNKTQQVQIQDFQCKNLHLEKKVKELEMKITKQQVFIDIINKLKENIEELIEDKYNIILERNDIKKKLQNLQEILANTKKRLQESRKEKEILQLEVKKVKVGYIRLQERCITEMQQKNRSVNQCIEMDKTLSKKEEEVRRLQQLKGEMEKATTSALDLLKREKETREQQFLSLQEEFQKHEKENLKEKQKLKLRIEKLIPQVKNLLFTCEKEKAKNSQLQQQISGVKNENAKLQLQVSKSVPKFERTQLMESLEEIMEPVVTKDAEMIPCNLLLNCSPCEEEGLNTPDLKTPQLTSKIHSLLTLMVGLLTCQDITNPDADHCKESEKVNDIMLQKLKSLHLRKIDLDKELLKHKDRITTFRELIANEKAFQDHLIEVTDFDSDEAKNIQDVPLLLGVKLDKYHSLNEELDFLVTSYEEIIKCADQRLEISHFQIAHLEERNKHLEDLMRRPRERARKLRPRLENHPKSMTLVGHLDSHYKKNYIWPGVLVHT; from the exons ATGTCAGAATCGGATGCCTTGCATTTCAGTGGTCTTTCTGAAGATTTAACTCACTCAGGTTTTCCCTGCTGTATGGAAACAAGCCTCAGTGCTTCAGACTTGCCTCAG aatgaaacaaaaaatgcaaagagGGAAAATGAGTCTAAACCCACACTTTCTGAAGATATTTATAGCACACAAGACAGTTTAGGTG atatCAACATTGGAAGTTACTCACAGAAGATTCAAATTGAGCCTATTAATACCTGCATTTCTTCGTTGAGACAATTTGAACCCATTTGCAAATTTCATCAGCTAGAAGCATTTAATGATGAAATGACAACATTTCAAAATCTAACAGAAGGCTTTTCTTACATGGAGAAGCCAGAATTGCAAAGCCATGTGTATAATTATGCAAAAGATACCAATATAAAGCAAGATTTATATAAGGAAGAAAATCCAATGGAAACTAGCATTTCTGCAAATAAAGACCAGCTTGCTCAAGAGTGTGTCAGACAGTCTCCTCAAAGTCCACATCTACTCCAGTGCAATGGAGACACACTGCAGTTTGTGGAAAAGTCACTGGCTAAAAGCACGGCTATGGAATCTGCCCTCAACCCTAGTCAACCTCAGAGCTTTTTGTATAAAGAAGGTGTCCTCAGAAATTATGAAACCCCATTTTTTAAGGAGAATAGCTTTAGGCTGCTTGATCAGAGAATTAATTATAAAACAGAAGAG ACTGAAGTTTcttcaaaagaaatacaaaatcctGAGGAGATTCCTGAGATGTCAGTCAGTCAGCAGGAAGAAGCCATAGCAGGAAATGCGGAAAGCCCAGGGATTGTCTTAAGTTGGTCTCCAGGCATCTCCAAGAGTGGGGGAAATTCTTGGGAGAACTGCCTGACACCTGACACAGAGCAAAGCTTGGAAGGCTTACAGCCTTTAGAAGAGGACATGGCTTTAAACGAAGCCTTACGGAAATTGAAATACACAAACAAAACACAGCAGGTGCAGATCCAGGACTTCCAGTGTAAGAACCTGCATTTAGAGAAGAAAGTTAAAGAACTAGAGATGAAGATTACCAAACAGCAGGTGTTCATTGACATCATAAATAAGCTGAAGGAAAACATTGAAGAATTAATTGAAGACAAATACAACATAATCCTAGAAAGGAACGATATTAAGAAGAAATTACAGAATTTGCAAGAGATTTTAGCTAACACCAAAAAACGACTTCAGGAAtccaggaaagagaaggaaatctTACAGCTAGAAGTTAAAAAAGTCAAGGTTGGTTATATTCGTTTACAGGAAAGGTGCATTACTGAAATGCAACAAAAAAATAGATCTGTAAATCAGTGTATAGAGATGGACAAAACATTAagcaaaaaagaagaggaagtaaGAAGGCTGCAGCAACTTAAAGGAGAAATGGAGAAAGCTACCACTTCTGCTTTGGACTTGTTGAAAAGGGAAAAAGAGACCCGAGAACAACAGTTCTTGTCTTTACAGGAGGAATTCCAGAAACATGAAAAGGAAAacctgaaagaaaaacaaaaactgaaattGAGAATTGAGAAATTGATTCCTCAAGTTAAAAATTTGCTATTCACATGTGAAAAAGAAAAGGCCAAGAATTCACAACTCCAGCAGCAGATCAGTGgagtaaaaaatgaaaatgcaaaacTTCAGCTGCAGGTTTCAAAGAGTGTCCCTAAATTTGAGAGAACTCAGCTAATGGAGTCATTAGAGGAAATAATGGAGCCAGTTGTTACCAAG GATGCTGAGATGATACCTTGTAATTTGTTACTGAATTGCTCACCTTGTGAAGAAGAGGGCTTGAATACTCCAGATCTGAAAACTCCTCAGCTGACCTCCAAAATTCATAGTCTTCTGACTTTGATGGTAGGACTTCTCACATGTcag GACATCACCAATCCTGATGCAGACCATTGCAAAGAAAGTGAGAAAGTTAATGACATAATGCTGCAAAAATTGAAGAGCCttcatcttaggaagatagatttAGATAAAGAG ctACTGAAACATAAAGACAGAATTACAACCTTTAGAGAGTTAATTGCTAATGAAAAAGCATTTCAAGATCATCTTATTGAG GTCACAGATTTTGATTCTGATGAAGCCAAGAATATCCAAGATGTACCTCTCTTATTGGGAGTCAAACTGGATAAGTACCACAGTCTAAATGAGGAGCTTGACTTCTTG GTTACTTCATATGAAGAAATTATCAAATGTGCTGATCAAAGGCTTGAGATATCCCACTTCCAAATAGCACA